A stretch of Brassica napus cultivar Da-Ae chromosome C6, Da-Ae, whole genome shotgun sequence DNA encodes these proteins:
- the LOC106406308 gene encoding delta-aminolevulinic acid dehydratase 1, chloroplastic, whose amino-acid sequence MATTLFNASCSFPSIKVIDCKSYVGLRSNVSQVRVASLPVATSQRRSLVVRASSGHAKKLGRSDAECEAAVAAGDVPEAPPVPPKPVAPAGTPVIQPLNLNRRPRRNRASPTVRAAFQETDISPANFVYPLFIHEGEEDTPIGAMPGCYRLGWRHGLLQEVAKARAVGVNSIVLFPKVPEALKNPTGDEAYNDNGLVPRTIRLLKDKYPDLIIYTDVALDPYSSDGHDGIVREDGVIMNDETVHQLCKQAVSQARAGADVVSPSDMMDGRVGAIRAALDAEGFQNVSIMSYTAKYASSFYGPFREALDSNPRFGDKKTYQMNPANYREALIEAREDEAEGADILLVKPGLPYLDIIRLLRDKSPLPIAAYQVSGEYSMIKAGGVLKMIDEEKVMMESLMCLRRAGADIILTYFALQAATYLCNQKR is encoded by the exons ATGGCTACGACGTTATTCAACGCCTCTTGCAGCTTCCCATCGATCAAAGTAATCGATTGCAAGAGCTACGTCGGTCTCAGATCGAATGTGAGTCAAGTTCGAGTCGCTTCTCTTCCAGTTGCAACTTCTCAGCGACGCTCTCTTGTCGTAAGAGCCAGCAGCGGACACGCGAAGAAGCTCGGAAGGAGCGACGCTGAGTGTGAAGCCGCCGTTGCTGCTGGAGATGTTCCTGAAGCTCCTCCGGTTCCACCTAAACCGGTTGCTCCGGCTGGTACGCCGGTTATTCAGCCTCTC AATCTAAACAGAAGGCCACGGCGTAACCGTGCTTCTCCTACTGTGAGAGCTGCTTTCCAGGAAACTGACATCTCCCCTGCTAATTTTGTATACCCACTTTTCATTCATGAAG GTGAGGAGGACACGCCTATTGGAGCTATGCCTGGTTGCTACAGGCTTGGCTGGAGGCATGGCCTTTTACAAGAG GTTGCAAAGGCTAGAGCTGTTGGTGTTAACAGTATAGTGCTGTTCCCTAAAGTTCCCGAGGCTTTGAAG AATCCGACAGGGGACGAGGCATACAACGATAATGGTCTTGTGCCTAGAACAATCCGTCTTCTCAAAGACAAGTATCCTGATCTT ATTATATACACTGATGTTGCTTTGGATCCCTACTCATCTGATGGTCACGATGGTATAGTCAGAGAGGATG GCGTAATAATGAATGATGAAACTGTGCACCAGCTATGTAAGCAAGCTGTTTCTCAG GCCCGAGCTGGAGCGGATGTTGTTAGTCCGAGTGACATGATGGATGGTCGAGTAGGCGCAATTCGTGCAGCTCTCGATGCTGAAGGCTTTCAAAATGTCTCCATCATGTCTTACACCGCAAA GTATGCAAGTTCGTTCTACGGCCCGTTCCGTGAAGCACTGGACTCAAATCCACGTTTTGGGGACAAGAAAAC TTATCAGATGAACCCAGCAAATTATAGAGAGGCTTTGATTGAGGCACGTGAAGACGAGGCTGAAGGAGCCGACATTCTCCTG GTAAAGCCAGGTCTCCCTTATTTGGACATCATACGGCTCCTTAGGGACAAGTCTCCCTTGCCCATTGCTGCATACCAA GTGTCTGGGGAGTACTCGATGATCAAAGCAGGGGGAGTTCTGAAGATGATCGATGAAGAGAAAGTGATGATGGAGTCACTAATGTGCTTACGCAGAGCTGGTGCTGACATCATCCTTACCTACTTTGCTCTTCAAGCTGCTACTTACTTATGCAACCAGAAGCGGTAG
- the LOC106405257 gene encoding 40S ribosomal protein S23, with amino-acid sequence MGKTRGMGSARVQKVHRKKQRWSDKSYKKAHLGNEWNKPLAGSSHAKGIVLELIGMEAKQPNSAIRKCVRVQLVKNGKKVAAFVPNDGCLNLIEPNDEVLISGFGRKGHAVGDIPGVRYKVVNVSGVSLSALYKGKKEKPRS; translated from the exons ATGGG AAAGACAAGGGGTATGGGATCTGCACGTGTTCAAAAAGTGCATCGGAAAAAACAGAGGTGGTCAGACAAGAGCTACAAGAAGGCTCACCTAGGAAATGAATGGAATAAGCCTCTTGCCGGATCTTCTCACGCCAAGGGAATCGTCCTTGAGCTCAT AGGAATGGAGGCTAAGCAGCCAAACTCTGCTATCCGTAAGTGTGTTAGAGTACAGCTTGTCAAGAATGGAAAGAAAGTTGCTGCTTTTGTCCCCAACGATGGTTGTTTGAACCTCATCGAGCCAAAT GACGAGGTGTTGATCTCTGGATTTGGGCGTAAGGGTCATGCTGTGGGAGATATCCCAGGAGTAAGGTACAAGGTCGTCAATGTTTCTGGTGTTTCACTCTCTGCTCTTTACAAGGGCAAGAAGGAGAAGCCAAGGTCTTAA